The nucleotide window GACCTCGCCGCCATCGACGCGGACGGCTTCATCACCGTCACCGGCCGCAAGAAGAACATCATCATCACCGCGGCGGGCCGCAACGTCGCCCCCGAATGGGTCGAGGCACAGTACGCCCGGCTCCCCTTCGTCCAGGCCGTCGCGGTGGTCGGCAACGGACTGCCCGCGCTCCACGGGCTCTTCGTGCTGCGCCCCGGCACCGACCCGGACCAGGCCCGCGCCGCCATCGAGGCGTTCGGCGCGGAACACCTCTCCGAGGTCGAACGCGTCGCCCGCGTCCACCTGGTGGACGCCGGACAACAGCGGTACCGCCGCTACTTCACCGTCACCGGCCGTCCGATGCGCGCCGCCATCGAAGCCGATCTGACACAACATCAGTCAACGGAACCGACACAACATCAGCACGACGGCCCGGCCACCCGTCACCGGGCCGCCACCACCACACCCCACCCGCCCACCACCAGCAAGGGGAGATCCATGCCCACCACCCGCCCCGAGGTCCGCCCCTACGGCGCCGGAACGGGAAAGCTCGTGCTCGCCGGCCCCGGCCACCGCACCCTCGGCGACCTCGACCCGGCCGACACCATCGCCCTGCTCGCCGAGGCCGGCTTCCTCGTCCTGCGCGGCTTCGCCCCCTCGCTCGAAGACTTCTCGCTCTTCGTCAAGGCCCACTCCGCACGGGTCACCCTCGACCCGGCCCGCTCCTTCCACGGCGGCGACGTGGCGCAGAAGGTGGACGCCGGCACCGCCGCCGTCGGCCTCCACCTGGAGAACGGCAACAGCCCCTTCGTCCCCGACCTCACCTGGTTCCTGTGCGAACGCGCCGCCGCCACCGGCTCGCAGACCACCGTCTGCGACGGCTACCGGGTGTGGGACGCCGCCACCGACGCCGACCGGGCCGCCTTCGCCCAGGACATCGTGTACGGCCGCGGCGTCGAGGAGGACAAGTGGAAGCGGTTCGTCTTCCACCAACTCGGCGGCGAGAAGCCCCTCGACGCCATCACCCTGGACGACTTCCGGGCGCTGGCCGGCGACGACCCCGGCACCACCATCACCCCGCGCCCCGACGGCTCGGTGCACTACGCCCACCGCACCCCGGCGGCCCGCACCACGCTCTTCGGCGACCGGCTCTCCTGGGCCAACAGCGTCTTCGGGCCCTCCTACAACTACGAGCAGCCGGTCATCACCTTCGCCGACGGCACCCCGCTGCCCGAACCGCTCCTCGCCCGGATGAAGCGCCTCACCGACGACCTCACCGAGGACATCGACTGGCACGACGGCGACGTCGCCCTCATCGACAACACCCGCGTCATGCACGGCCGCCGGGCCATCGAGGACCCCGCCCGCACCGTCTACAACGCCCAGAGCTACCTCGACCGCGACCTGCTCCCGGGCACCGCGGCCTGACCGCGCCGGCAGGCACCAGACCACGGGAGACCCCATGACCACCACCACGCCCCCGCGAGGGCTCGACCACCCCGCCGTCGGCGCGGTCCTGGCCCGGCTCTACGCGGCGGCCGACCGCGACGACCAGGCCGTGATGGCCCGCGCCCACGCCCGCGCCGCCGAACTGCCCGGCCCGCCCACCGTCGCCCAGACCACCGAACTGTGCGCCGACGCCTCACTGCCGGTGCACCCGAACATCGGCCGCCTGCTGTACCTGCTGGTCCGCGCCATACGCCCGGCCC belongs to Streptantibioticus cattleyicolor NRRL 8057 = DSM 46488 and includes:
- a CDS encoding AMP-binding protein; amino-acid sequence: MRAVEQALSRYAESDRPLVEVLDADGAVAASHSYRAVTRAARALADRIAGQLPAGRAPRIGVICGNTPEFVVTDLALLALRATGIPVPLAFTREQAASLLDGADLCLTDAQGAARLAEWGADAVLPAGCPVVAADLTAPATVPYRLTGADGDWISKVIHTSGTTSRPKGVRIRAHGVDALLGSLREVMPAGAFTRYLSFVPFSLLIEQVTGLYMVLLDGGCLTLLPSSAALVGTDAGAGEAALPYLAAARPTAVVATPALVAVVADAARRARAAGADIPRTLFGTATAPLICCGGAPVHPGTLRELDALGLPVHEGYGLSENSSVVSWNTPDARRIGTVGRPLPHVRVKVADDGELLVSSTSLFAGYTRDDPSSCLLRDGWLHTGDLAAIDADGFITVTGRKKNIIITAAGRNVAPEWVEAQYARLPFVQAVAVVGNGLPALHGLFVLRPGTDPDQARAAIEAFGAEHLSEVERVARVHLVDAGQQRYRRYFTVTGRPMRAAIEADLTQHQSTEPTQHQHDGPATRHRAATTTPHPPTTSKGRSMPTTRPEVRPYGAGTGKLVLAGPGHRTLGDLDPADTIALLAEAGFLVLRGFAPSLEDFSLFVKAHSARVTLDPARSFHGGDVAQKVDAGTAAVGLHLENGNSPFVPDLTWFLCERAAATGSQTTVCDGYRVWDAATDADRAAFAQDIVYGRGVEEDKWKRFVFHQLGGEKPLDAITLDDFRALAGDDPGTTITPRPDGSVHYAHRTPAARTTLFGDRLSWANSVFGPSYNYEQPVITFADGTPLPEPLLARMKRLTDDLTEDIDWHDGDVALIDNTRVMHGRRAIEDPARTVYNAQSYLDRDLLPGTAA